Proteins from a single region of Hermetia illucens chromosome 3, iHerIll2.2.curated.20191125, whole genome shotgun sequence:
- the LOC119653197 gene encoding uncharacterized protein LOC119653197 yields the protein MEGEAIDKPVNKRARKWWRRAIHLIRSILSLFRRACNRGSRESLASDPGPARSENRRRAMEPNDSSELRPLMRGPMPIKVSSTSPRPRSFEYQADVHAAQSPRERSIASPDTSEQEQSHLSSNAPLSDDGSEQLPSDSAQARASSSLCEEIEIDEVKGGALISALDLANAIRQAIMAKSASLITGISSFGLKTAAFAMSFRSEPAPREEVTSRGEAISQSGAAAHRETVSLRRTVSLEHMISPVGAGLQGEAALPVRVISRERSSHGEAASQEVISARREAIRPEEMVPDEEAGPSREAVPWEEAPPCKAEDQDDEDNAPGEAVQLQQKASNSEAFPREEAGPHRDVVQQEEAVLLEGAGTQAKASPQDEAVPEHPAFSSNSDSAATSDSHHAPAYSPLRSSSSGIGVSPIMPGEAREASPPQIPSPQISKWRHGSTASTNSDLPSLEMDTVSTSAIPAGSLTLEASKSPKSPPIPGALQPLRLGSPPLRTSSNLFGEGPSGLSRTQQEVRPPPLLRDASRFAVHSSPDSGDITFESTYSSLSSLSLPSDPALALAQSAVQPRKKVAFAPLKSPPRPDTPREIIVAPIVFPEEHLEGERQPHEGRPMYMQPDLEQPDQHGQNDGADPDRNNRNAERVRIMRNVRHPGEDEPNHVNRPANIRLEEREGQNHEEQPHIMQLRRDDLVHHQVVPPGLQPDDEVAQINAARLVHDPARFLDPREARRRFDDRHLSPPINGLPEIDPFHDADEDSLSADSAESAEEESLEGLSIGDDSLEDDVFEAN from the coding sequence ATGGAGGGAGAAGCGATCGACAAACCGGTAAACAAAAGGGCGCGAAAATGGTGGCGAAGGGCAATACATTTAATTAGGAGCATTCTTTCATTATTCCGACGTGCATGTAATCGTGGGTCCAGAGAATCACTTGCATCTGATCCTGGCCCTGCTCGAAGCGAAAATAGGCGGAGGGCAATGGAGCCCAATGATTCATCTGAACTAAGACCATTGATGCGAGGACCTATGCCTATAAAAGTTTCGAGTACTTCACCTCGCCCAAGATCATTTGAATATCAAGCTGATGTTCACGCCGCACAAAGCCCAAGGGAACGGTCAATTGCAAGTCCAGATACTTCTGAGCAAGAGCAATCTCATTTGTCTTCGAATGCACCCCTCAGTGACGATGGATCAGAACAATTGCCTTCAGATTCGGCACAAGCAAGAGCTAGTTCTTCCCTTTGTGAAGaaatcgaaattgatgaagttaAGGGTGGAGCGTTGATAAGCGCTTTAGATTTGGCAAATGCTATAAGGCAGGCGATTATGGCGAAATCTGCTTCTTTGATAACAGGAATATCGTCTTTTGGATTGAAAACAGCAGCATTTGCAATGTCTTTCCGTTCGGAACCAGCTCCACGCGAAGAAGTAACTTCccgcggagaagcgatttcacaatCAGGAGCAGCTGCTCACAGAGAAACAGTTTCACTTAGAAGAACAGTCTCACTCGAACATATGATTTCACCCGTTGGCGCTGGTTTGCAAGGAGAAGCGGCTTTACCCGTAAGGGTGATTTCACGCGAGAGGTCTTCTCACGGGGAGGCGGCTTCCCAGGAAGTGATAAGTGCCCGAAGGGAAGCGATTCGACCCGAGGAGATGGTTCCAGATGAAGAAGCGGGTCCAAGCAGGGAAGCAGTTCCATGGGAGGAAGCACCTCCATGCAAAGCGGAGGATCAAGACGATGAAGATAATGCACCAGGAGAAGCAGTTCAACTCCAGCAGAAGGCTTCAAACAGCGAGGCATTTCCTCGAGAGGAAGCGGGTCCACACAGAGATGTGGTCCAACAAGAAGAAGCGGTTTTACTCGAGGGGGCTGGTACACAAGCGAAAGCGTCTCCACAAGACGAAGCTGTTCCCGAACATCCAGCATTCTCATCAAATTCAGATTCAGCAGCTACATCCGATTCCCACCATGCTCCAGCATATTCACCACTTAGAAGTTCTTCATCAGGAATCGGTGTCTCACCAATAATGCCAGGAGAAGCCCGGGAAGCAAGTCCACCGCAAATACCAAGTCCACAAATATCGAAATGGAGACATGGCTCAACGGCAAGCACAAACTCGGACCTTCCTTCCTTAGAAATGGATACAGTGTCCACTTCGGCAATTCCAGCGGGTTCGCTTACATTGGAAGCTTCCAAATCTCCAAAATCTCCCCCAATACCAGGAGCATTACAACCCTTGCGGCTCGGCTCACCGCCTTTACGGACATCGTCAAATTTGTTTGGGGAGGGACCATCTGGTCTGTCTCGTACACAGCAGGAAGTTAGACCACCGCCACTACTTCGCGATGCTAGCCGGTTCGCTGTCCATTCATCTCCTGATTCGGGAGATATTACATTTGAAAGCACATATTCTAGCCTTTCATCCTTATCGTTACCATCAGACCCAGCATTGGCTCTAGCGCAATCGGCAGTCCAACCTCGAAAGAAGGTGGCATTTGCTCCACTCAAATCACCACCTCGGCCAGATACTCCCCGCGAAATAATTGTGGCTCCCATTGTCTTTCCGGAAGAACATCTAGAAGGTGAAAGGCAGCCTCACGAAGGTCGACCAATGTATATGCAACCTGATCTAGAACAGCCAGATCAACATGGACAAAACGATGGCGCTGATCCAGATCGCAACAATAGAAACGCTGAACGTGTTCGAATTATGCGCAACGTACGACATCCTGGTGAGGATGAACCAAATCATGTCAATCGACCTGCTAATATACGACTAGAGGAAAGAGAAGGGCAAAACCATGAAGAGCAGCCCCATATTATGCAGCTACGAAGAGACGACTTAGTGCACCATCAGGTTGTACCTCCGGGACTACAACCAGACGATGAAGTTGCACAAATTAATGCAGCACGCTTAGTTCACGACCCTGCAAGATTTCTAGATCCACGTGAAGCTCGGCGACGTTTTGACGACCGTCATCTTTCACCACCTATTAATGGGTTACCTGAAATAGATCCCTTCCATGATGCAGATGAAGACAGTTTATCTGCAGACAGTGCAGAGAGTGCAGAGGAAGAAAGTCTCGAGGGTTTGAGCATAGGAGATGATAGTCTGGAGGACGACGTCTTTGAAGCCAATTGA
- the LOC119650762 gene encoding V-type proton ATPase 116 kDa subunit a1-like isoform X2, with protein MGSMFRSEAMALCQMFIQPEAAYTTVSELGESGTVQFRDMNDELAASQRKFVQEVRRCDEMERKLRYIESKLLKEEVAIPEMTGDIPRAPNPREMIDIEAHLEKVENEILELSQNEINLKSNFVELSEMRKVLESTQGFFSDDEVLNLDARRSIPNEGLIPKGTKANVPLGQRNSLGFVAGVIKRERVFAFERMLWRISRGNVFLKTADISEPTKDPVTGHKVFKVVFVAFFQGDQLKDRIKKICTGFHASLYPCPSAHSEREEMIKGVSTRLEDLKIVLNQTDDHCRRVLVSVSRELPKWNIMVKKMKAIYHTMNFFNMDVSKKCMIGECWVPVNDLPSVQTALVNGSAEVGSTVPSFLNIISTSEQPPTFIRTNKFTRGFQNLIDSYGVATYREVNPGLYTIVTFPFLFGVMFGDLGHGFIMFLFALVMVLKEKTIAAQKKGEIARIFFSGRYIILLMGLFAMYTGFLYNDIFSISMNVFGSGWRVNLDNATVMGNAQLTLNPTTDALVNIYPMGIDPIWQLATNKIIFSNSFKMKLSIILGVIHMVFGVCMSVVNHINFRKPAYIALEFLPQIIFLLLMFGWMMTLMIMKWIMFNARVDTPQKFREGCAPSILITFINMVLFKEETPLPGCNTYIFEGQDILQIVFVIASLVCIPWLLFGKPIFKIMTRTRHHGEILALPSTDMTESTDLDSPEDAPNGEAPSPVPTEPIVANKAHHEEEPFGEIFILQAIHTIEYVLSTVSHTASYLRLWALSLAHAELSEVLWGQLFRISLTIPSYVGAPAIFLLFMVWSGLTISIMVMMEGLSAFLHTLRLHWVEFMSKFYAGEGYAFIPFSFKAMLESDEDEDA; from the exons ATGGGGTCGATGTTCCGAAGCGAGGCGATGGCTTTATGCCAAATGTTCATACAACCAGAAGCAGCGTATACCACGGTTTCAGAACTTGGTGAAAGTGGAACGGTACAATTTCGTGAT ATGAATGACGAACTGGCCGCCTCTCAACGAAAATTCGTGCAGGAAGTCCGACGTTGCGATGAAATGGAACGCAAGTTGCGGTACATCGAATCGAAACTTCTGAAAGAAGAAGTAGCTATCCCTGAGATGACTGGCGATATTCCAAGAGCACCCAATCCTCGCGAAATGATCGATATTGAGGCTCATTTGGAGAAAGTTGAAAATGAGATTCTGGAACTGTCGCAGAACGAGATAAATCTGAAGTCGAATTTCGTTGAACTATCCGAAATGCGAAAAGTTCTGGAAAGTACTCAAGGATTTTTCTCTGATGATGAGGTGTTAAATTTAGATGCAAGGCGGAGTATTCCAAACGAAGGTCTTATCCCAAAAGGGACGAAAGCGAATGTGCCATTGGGTCAACGAAATAGTTTGGGATTCGTTGCGGGCGTTATTAAGCGTGAAAGAGTCTTCGCATTTGAACGCATGCTTTGGAGAATATCACGCGGCAATGTTTTCCTAAAAACAGCGGATATCTCTGAGCCCACGAAAGATCCAGTAACTGGTCATAAGGTTTTCAAAGTAGTTTTCGTTGCTTTCTTTCAAGGCGATCAATTGAAGGACAGGATCAAGAAAATTTGTACAGGATTCCATGCTTCTCTGTATCCATGTCCAAGTGCCCATTCTGAACGAGAAGAGATGATTAAAGGTGTGAGTACACGATTGGAAGATTTGAAAATCGTTCTGAATCAAACGGACGATCACTGCAGACGAGTGCTAGTGTCTGTATCCAGAGAGCTTCCGAAATGGAACATAATGGTCAAAAAGATGAAAGCCATTTACCACACCATGAATTTCTTCAATATGGACGTGAGTAAAAAATGCATGATTGGAGAATGTTGGGTGCCTGTAAACGACCTTCCGTCTGTGCAAACTGCTCTTGTTAATGGTTCCGCGGAAGTTGGAAGTACAGTTCCATCATTTTTGAACATTATCAGTACAAGCGAACAGCCACCGACTTTCATACGTACCAACAAATTCACGAGGGGCTTCCAGAACTTGATCGATTCCTACGGGGTGGCGACATACAGAGAAGTTAATCCTGGACTTTACACAATCGTTACGTTTCCATTCTTATTCGGAGTCATGTTTGGAGATCTGGGACACGGATTCATCATGTTCTTATTTGCGCTTGTGATGGTCCTTAAAGAAAAGACCATAGCCGCCCAgaagaagggtgaaattgcaagaataTTCTTTTCAGGCAGATATATCATTTTGTTGATGGGGCTGTTCGCTATGTATACTGGCTTTCTTTACAACGATATATTCTCAATTTCGATGAATGTGTTCGGATCGGGTTGGAGAGTGAATCTCGATAACGCCACCGTAATGGGAAATGCTCAACTGACTCTCAACCCGACAACAGACGCCCTCGTTAACATCTACCCGATGGGTATAGATCCAATATGGCAACTGGCTACGAATAAGATTATCTTTTCTAATTCGTTCAAAATGAAATTGTCTATCATTCTTGGTGTAATCCACATGGTATTTGGCGTCTGCATGAGCGTTGTTAACCACATAAATTTCCGGAAACCTGCATATATCGCCTTGGAATTTCTACCACAAATTATATTCTTGCTGCTGATGTTTGGCTGGATGATGACACTCATGATCATGAAATGGATTATGTTTAACGCGAGAGTCGATACTCCTCAAAAGTTTCGTGAAGGATGCGCTCCTTCTATTCTTATTACGTTTATCAACATGGTCCTCTTCAAAGAAGAGACTCCACTACCCGGCtgtaatacatacatattcgAAGGCCAGGATATACTGCAAATAGTGTTCGTCATCGCCTCTTTGGTATGCATACCATGGCTTTTATTTGGAAaaccaattttcaaaataatgacAAGAACTCGCCATCATGGG GAAATTCTTGCCTTGCCTTCCACAGATATGACGGAGAGTACAGACCTCGATTCACCTGAGGatgctccaaatggtgaagctCCTTCACCCGTTCCCACGGAGCCGATTGTTGCAAATAAAGCCCATCATGAAGAGGAACCTTTCGGCGAAATTTTCATCCTACAAGCAATTCATACAATTGAATATGTTCTTAGTACAGTTTCACACACAGCTTCATATCTCCGATTGTGGGCACTGTCCTTAGCGCATGCTG AGCTTTCGGAAGTACTTTGGGGTCAACTATTTAGAATAAGTTTAACCATACCTTCATATGTAGGAGCGCCCGCCatatttctcctttttatgGTTTGGTCAGGATTAACTATAAGTATTATGGTGATGATGGAAGGACTGTCGGCGTTTTTGCATACTCTTCGTTTGCACTG GGTCGAGTTTATGAGCAAATTCTACGCAGGAGAGGGTTATGCATTCATCCCATTCAGTTTCAAGGCTATGCTGGAGTCTGACGAAGACGAAGATGCCTAA
- the LOC119650762 gene encoding V-type proton ATPase 116 kDa subunit a1-like isoform X1 — MRIPAFIKRRVYPTEKGVGPTGDTMGSMFRSEAMALCQMFIQPEAAYTTVSELGESGTVQFRDMNDELAASQRKFVQEVRRCDEMERKLRYIESKLLKEEVAIPEMTGDIPRAPNPREMIDIEAHLEKVENEILELSQNEINLKSNFVELSEMRKVLESTQGFFSDDEVLNLDARRSIPNEGLIPKGTKANVPLGQRNSLGFVAGVIKRERVFAFERMLWRISRGNVFLKTADISEPTKDPVTGHKVFKVVFVAFFQGDQLKDRIKKICTGFHASLYPCPSAHSEREEMIKGVSTRLEDLKIVLNQTDDHCRRVLVSVSRELPKWNIMVKKMKAIYHTMNFFNMDVSKKCMIGECWVPVNDLPSVQTALVNGSAEVGSTVPSFLNIISTSEQPPTFIRTNKFTRGFQNLIDSYGVATYREVNPGLYTIVTFPFLFGVMFGDLGHGFIMFLFALVMVLKEKTIAAQKKGEIARIFFSGRYIILLMGLFAMYTGFLYNDIFSISMNVFGSGWRVNLDNATVMGNAQLTLNPTTDALVNIYPMGIDPIWQLATNKIIFSNSFKMKLSIILGVIHMVFGVCMSVVNHINFRKPAYIALEFLPQIIFLLLMFGWMMTLMIMKWIMFNARVDTPQKFREGCAPSILITFINMVLFKEETPLPGCNTYIFEGQDILQIVFVIASLVCIPWLLFGKPIFKIMTRTRHHGEILALPSTDMTESTDLDSPEDAPNGEAPSPVPTEPIVANKAHHEEEPFGEIFILQAIHTIEYVLSTVSHTASYLRLWALSLAHAELSEVLWGQLFRISLTIPSYVGAPAIFLLFMVWSGLTISIMVMMEGLSAFLHTLRLHWVEFMSKFYAGEGYAFIPFSFKAMLESDEDEDA; from the exons ATGAGGATTCCAGCTTTTATAAAGCGACGAG tttacccaactgaaaaaggtgTAGGACCTACTGGAGACACCATGGGGTCGATGTTCCGAAGCGAGGCGATGGCTTTATGCCAAATGTTCATACAACCAGAAGCAGCGTATACCACGGTTTCAGAACTTGGTGAAAGTGGAACGGTACAATTTCGTGAT ATGAATGACGAACTGGCCGCCTCTCAACGAAAATTCGTGCAGGAAGTCCGACGTTGCGATGAAATGGAACGCAAGTTGCGGTACATCGAATCGAAACTTCTGAAAGAAGAAGTAGCTATCCCTGAGATGACTGGCGATATTCCAAGAGCACCCAATCCTCGCGAAATGATCGATATTGAGGCTCATTTGGAGAAAGTTGAAAATGAGATTCTGGAACTGTCGCAGAACGAGATAAATCTGAAGTCGAATTTCGTTGAACTATCCGAAATGCGAAAAGTTCTGGAAAGTACTCAAGGATTTTTCTCTGATGATGAGGTGTTAAATTTAGATGCAAGGCGGAGTATTCCAAACGAAGGTCTTATCCCAAAAGGGACGAAAGCGAATGTGCCATTGGGTCAACGAAATAGTTTGGGATTCGTTGCGGGCGTTATTAAGCGTGAAAGAGTCTTCGCATTTGAACGCATGCTTTGGAGAATATCACGCGGCAATGTTTTCCTAAAAACAGCGGATATCTCTGAGCCCACGAAAGATCCAGTAACTGGTCATAAGGTTTTCAAAGTAGTTTTCGTTGCTTTCTTTCAAGGCGATCAATTGAAGGACAGGATCAAGAAAATTTGTACAGGATTCCATGCTTCTCTGTATCCATGTCCAAGTGCCCATTCTGAACGAGAAGAGATGATTAAAGGTGTGAGTACACGATTGGAAGATTTGAAAATCGTTCTGAATCAAACGGACGATCACTGCAGACGAGTGCTAGTGTCTGTATCCAGAGAGCTTCCGAAATGGAACATAATGGTCAAAAAGATGAAAGCCATTTACCACACCATGAATTTCTTCAATATGGACGTGAGTAAAAAATGCATGATTGGAGAATGTTGGGTGCCTGTAAACGACCTTCCGTCTGTGCAAACTGCTCTTGTTAATGGTTCCGCGGAAGTTGGAAGTACAGTTCCATCATTTTTGAACATTATCAGTACAAGCGAACAGCCACCGACTTTCATACGTACCAACAAATTCACGAGGGGCTTCCAGAACTTGATCGATTCCTACGGGGTGGCGACATACAGAGAAGTTAATCCTGGACTTTACACAATCGTTACGTTTCCATTCTTATTCGGAGTCATGTTTGGAGATCTGGGACACGGATTCATCATGTTCTTATTTGCGCTTGTGATGGTCCTTAAAGAAAAGACCATAGCCGCCCAgaagaagggtgaaattgcaagaataTTCTTTTCAGGCAGATATATCATTTTGTTGATGGGGCTGTTCGCTATGTATACTGGCTTTCTTTACAACGATATATTCTCAATTTCGATGAATGTGTTCGGATCGGGTTGGAGAGTGAATCTCGATAACGCCACCGTAATGGGAAATGCTCAACTGACTCTCAACCCGACAACAGACGCCCTCGTTAACATCTACCCGATGGGTATAGATCCAATATGGCAACTGGCTACGAATAAGATTATCTTTTCTAATTCGTTCAAAATGAAATTGTCTATCATTCTTGGTGTAATCCACATGGTATTTGGCGTCTGCATGAGCGTTGTTAACCACATAAATTTCCGGAAACCTGCATATATCGCCTTGGAATTTCTACCACAAATTATATTCTTGCTGCTGATGTTTGGCTGGATGATGACACTCATGATCATGAAATGGATTATGTTTAACGCGAGAGTCGATACTCCTCAAAAGTTTCGTGAAGGATGCGCTCCTTCTATTCTTATTACGTTTATCAACATGGTCCTCTTCAAAGAAGAGACTCCACTACCCGGCtgtaatacatacatattcgAAGGCCAGGATATACTGCAAATAGTGTTCGTCATCGCCTCTTTGGTATGCATACCATGGCTTTTATTTGGAAaaccaattttcaaaataatgacAAGAACTCGCCATCATGGG GAAATTCTTGCCTTGCCTTCCACAGATATGACGGAGAGTACAGACCTCGATTCACCTGAGGatgctccaaatggtgaagctCCTTCACCCGTTCCCACGGAGCCGATTGTTGCAAATAAAGCCCATCATGAAGAGGAACCTTTCGGCGAAATTTTCATCCTACAAGCAATTCATACAATTGAATATGTTCTTAGTACAGTTTCACACACAGCTTCATATCTCCGATTGTGGGCACTGTCCTTAGCGCATGCTG AGCTTTCGGAAGTACTTTGGGGTCAACTATTTAGAATAAGTTTAACCATACCTTCATATGTAGGAGCGCCCGCCatatttctcctttttatgGTTTGGTCAGGATTAACTATAAGTATTATGGTGATGATGGAAGGACTGTCGGCGTTTTTGCATACTCTTCGTTTGCACTG GGTCGAGTTTATGAGCAAATTCTACGCAGGAGAGGGTTATGCATTCATCCCATTCAGTTTCAAGGCTATGCTGGAGTCTGACGAAGACGAAGATGCCTAA